In the Chroococcidiopsis sp. SAG 2025 genome, one interval contains:
- a CDS encoding EAL domain-containing protein — protein sequence MNSNPVSSTTPLILVVDDDRTMRILLRQAMEKDGYRVVEAVNGQQALEAYTQFHPDLVLLDALMPVMDGFTCCGQLQALSRSKHAPILIITALEDQESVDRAFRAGASDFVTKPIHWAVLRQRVRRLLHQTQLYKQLARSNRELQTKINELHQAQKALQESRERYALIAQSAHDGLWDWNIRSNRIYYSPRWKSMLGYEEKEIGNSLAEWFDRIHAEDKAKFQGELSAHLAGLTNHFETEYRLLRQDGSYGWMLCRGLAVRNPEGKPYRMAGSQTDITQQKAAEAKLLHDAFHDGLTGLPNRLWFMDQLEKAIHQTKQDPKSQFALLFLDLDRFKVVNDSLGHAMGDRLLLEIATRLKACLPSNSTLSRLGGDEFTILLENCDALRVRQIAEQIHRELSTPFNLKGDEVFCTASIGIALSHSGYEHSEDVLRDADMTMYRAKAMGKARSEVFEPAIHDRAIARMQLEIDLRRALELKEFMVVYQPIVSLNSGRVAGFEALIRWQHPQRGWVSPAEFIPVAEETGSIVPIGWWILEQVCQQLRTWQQHSAVDSRLTVNVNLSGKQLTQPDLAREVKQILHKTGLSPSSLKLEITESVLMDNVDAAVTILQQLKTLGIQLAIDDFGTGYSSLSYLHRLPIDTLKIDRSFVNDIDCDPEKIEMIRTIVSMAWNLGINVVAEGVETKKQMYQLQALRCDYGQGYFFSRPVDAEAAKTLQYFEIRGSRSSRRSKQHMPTRHIDLMETRHVDLLENSSQHATKTFILPDLVDLGGHGLTDRR from the coding sequence ATGAACTCTAACCCCGTCTCTTCAACTACACCCTTAATCCTCGTGGTGGACGACGATAGAACCATGAGGATTTTACTGCGTCAAGCAATGGAGAAGGATGGCTACAGGGTAGTAGAAGCGGTAAACGGACAGCAAGCGTTAGAGGCGTATACTCAATTTCATCCAGATTTGGTCTTGCTCGACGCACTCATGCCCGTGATGGATGGCTTTACTTGCTGCGGTCAGCTACAAGCTCTTTCTCGCTCCAAACACGCACCTATCTTAATTATCACGGCTCTAGAAGACCAAGAATCAGTCGATCGCGCCTTCCGCGCTGGTGCAAGCGACTTTGTGACAAAACCGATTCACTGGGCTGTTTTACGGCAGCGAGTCCGCCGACTTTTACACCAAACTCAACTTTACAAGCAATTGGCGCGATCGAATCGCGAATTACAAACAAAAATCAACGAACTCCACCAAGCACAAAAAGCACTGCAAGAGAGCCGCGAACGTTATGCTTTAATCGCTCAGAGCGCTCACGATGGTTTGTGGGACTGGAATATCAGAAGTAATCGTATTTATTATTCTCCTCGTTGGAAATCGATGTTGGGCTACGAGGAGAAAGAAATAGGTAATAGCTTAGCGGAATGGTTCGATCGCATACATGCTGAAGATAAAGCTAAGTTCCAAGGAGAATTAAGCGCCCATTTAGCAGGATTAACCAACCATTTTGAAACTGAATATCGGTTATTGCGCCAAGATGGTAGCTACGGTTGGATGCTTTGTCGGGGGCTAGCCGTGCGCAATCCTGAAGGCAAACCTTACCGCATGGCTGGTTCTCAGACTGATATTACTCAACAAAAGGCAGCCGAGGCGAAATTACTGCACGATGCTTTCCACGATGGGTTAACAGGTCTACCAAATCGTCTCTGGTTCATGGATCAATTAGAAAAAGCGATTCACCAAACAAAACAAGACCCGAAATCTCAATTTGCCCTCCTATTTTTAGATCTCGATCGCTTTAAAGTGGTCAACGATAGTTTAGGTCATGCTATGGGCGATCGCCTCCTTTTGGAGATCGCAACTCGCTTAAAAGCGTGCTTACCATCCAATAGCACTCTCTCTAGGTTAGGAGGAGATGAGTTTACAATCCTGCTGGAAAATTGCGACGCTCTTCGAGTTCGGCAGATCGCAGAGCAAATTCATCGAGAATTGTCAACCCCCTTCAACCTCAAAGGCGATGAAGTTTTTTGCACCGCTAGTATTGGGATTGCTTTAAGTCATAGCGGGTACGAACATTCGGAAGACGTGCTACGAGATGCCGATATGACCATGTATCGTGCTAAAGCTATGGGTAAAGCGCGATCGGAAGTCTTTGAGCCTGCCATTCACGATCGGGCGATCGCCAGAATGCAGCTCGAAATTGACCTGCGGCGGGCGCTAGAACTCAAAGAGTTCATGGTAGTATACCAACCGATTGTCTCGCTCAACAGCGGGCGAGTTGCTGGATTTGAAGCATTAATTCGTTGGCAGCATCCCCAACGAGGCTGGGTATCACCCGCAGAATTCATTCCTGTAGCCGAAGAAACTGGATCGATCGTCCCGATTGGCTGGTGGATACTCGAACAAGTGTGTCAGCAGTTACGCACTTGGCAGCAGCATTCTGCAGTTGACTCTCGATTAACAGTGAATGTCAATCTTTCTGGCAAGCAATTGACGCAACCCGATCTGGCGCGGGAAGTTAAACAAATTCTGCACAAAACTGGACTTTCTCCCAGTAGCTTGAAGTTAGAAATTACTGAAAGCGTACTGATGGACAATGTTGATGCTGCGGTTACTATTTTGCAGCAGTTGAAGACCTTAGGAATTCAATTGGCGATCGATGATTTTGGCACGGGTTATTCTTCCCTTAGCTATCTCCACCGTCTCCCCATAGATACGCTGAAGATCGATCGCTCTTTCGTTAACGATATTGATTGCGATCCAGAAAAAATTGAGATGATCCGTACTATCGTCTCTATGGCATGGAATTTAGGCATCAATGTGGTTGCTGAAGGAGTAGAAACGAAAAAGCAAATGTATCAATTGCAAGCCTTAAGATGCGATTACGGACAGGGTTATTTCTTCTCGCGTCCGGTGGATGCTGAAGCTGCCAAGACTCTCCAGTATTTTGAGATTAGAGGTAGCCGTTCTTCTCGCAGATCGAAACAACATATGCCAACACGTCATATCGATTTGATGGAAACTCGTCACGTCGATTTATTGGAAAATAGTTCTCAACACGCAACAAAAACATTTATCCTACCAGATTTAGTCGATCTGGGCGGGCATGGATTAACCGATCGCAGATAA
- a CDS encoding ABC transporter permease — protein MQKILRQILAVFPSLLPPVVAIASALIVGAGLMLVAGANPIAAYTALFQESLSTYFGFGNTLTKMAPLLLTSLGVLVALRAGQFNIGGEGQIYMGALGSAIAGLSIKGIPALIHVPLALLAGFLFGGIWGLIPGYLKAVRGVNEVITTLLLNYIAFNLVSYLVQGPLMAPNAPSPYSPIIARSAQLPIILPGSLAHAGILVGLVAAGVLWVLLQRSPFGYRTAAVGMNPIAARYGGISVQRTIMLVMALAGGLAGLAGASEVMGLKFRLFEQVSPGYGFDAIAIAFLSRGSVLGVVLTSLFFSALRSGANVMQRSAGVPVTIVFAIQGLTVLFVAISQRWLVKPPRKESIVQKVSPANES, from the coding sequence ATGCAGAAGATATTGAGGCAAATCCTGGCAGTTTTCCCATCTTTGCTACCTCCAGTAGTCGCGATCGCTTCCGCATTAATCGTGGGTGCGGGATTAATGCTTGTTGCAGGCGCAAATCCAATCGCGGCTTATACGGCTTTATTTCAAGAATCCCTTTCTACATATTTCGGTTTTGGCAACACGCTGACAAAAATGGCTCCCCTGCTACTAACTAGTTTAGGAGTATTGGTAGCTTTACGGGCAGGACAATTTAATATTGGTGGTGAAGGACAGATTTATATGGGAGCCTTGGGTAGTGCGATCGCGGGATTATCTATCAAAGGTATACCTGCATTAATTCACGTCCCTTTAGCACTACTAGCGGGTTTTCTCTTTGGGGGAATTTGGGGTTTAATTCCTGGTTACCTTAAAGCAGTACGGGGAGTTAATGAAGTCATTACTACGCTGCTGCTCAATTATATTGCTTTTAACTTAGTCAGTTACCTCGTTCAAGGACCGTTAATGGCTCCTAATGCACCTAGCCCTTATTCTCCCATCATTGCCCGCTCTGCCCAATTGCCGATTATTCTACCAGGTAGTTTAGCCCATGCAGGAATTTTAGTCGGACTCGTAGCGGCTGGGGTGTTATGGGTACTGTTACAGCGATCGCCTTTTGGTTATCGTACCGCCGCCGTGGGGATGAACCCAATTGCAGCCCGTTATGGTGGTATATCGGTACAACGTACCATCATGCTCGTCATGGCGCTGGCGGGTGGTTTGGCGGGGTTGGCTGGTGCATCGGAGGTGATGGGGTTGAAATTTCGCCTATTCGAGCAAGTTTCACCTGGTTACGGCTTTGATGCGATCGCGATCGCTTTTTTGAGTCGCGGTAGCGTTCTCGGAGTTGTTCTCACTTCTCTATTTTTTAGCGCCCTCCGTAGCGGTGCAAATGTCATGCAACGCAGCGCAGGTGTTCCCGTAACGATTGTTTTTGCTATTCAGGGGTTAACCGTGTTGTTCGTGGCTATTAGCCAGCGTTGGTTAGTTAAACCACCGCGGAAAGAAAGCATTGTTCAAAAAGTTTCTCCTGCTAACGAATCGTAA
- a CDS encoding IS4 family transposase codes for MEQAIAKTKVCEQRKRSLPAQLVICLVIAMSLWSRDSMRDVLKNLIDGLSEAWVKVGKYWRVFCKSAITQARQRLSPRVMSQLFHQLVRPMASTDTKGAFLNGLRIVVIDRTCFDLPDSDENARVFGRPSSRPGTQAAFPKLRLVILVEAGTHLIFDALMCPYRIGERVRALRLLRSVSSGMLLMWDRGLHSYAMVQATVTTGSDYLGRIPANVKFLCEEPLADGSYLSWIYPPAKFRSKACQPIQVRVIEYTIGNTDNPEEQLRYRLITSLLELEKFPAQLLAIEYHQRWEVENTIDELKVHLSGRKTHIRSQKPREVVQEVYGWLLGHWAVRLLMFQAAKSAGITPLRLSFTGTLRVIRRAIPKFQRLQSQELPFF; via the coding sequence ATCGAGCAAGCGATCGCTAAAACTAAAGTTTGTGAACAACGTAAACGCTCGTTACCAGCACAATTGGTAATTTGTTTGGTAATTGCGATGAGTCTGTGGTCACGAGATTCGATGAGAGATGTGCTGAAAAACTTAATTGATGGGCTGAGCGAAGCATGGGTGAAAGTGGGGAAATACTGGCGAGTTTTTTGTAAATCAGCAATAACGCAAGCCCGACAACGATTAAGTCCAAGGGTGATGAGTCAATTGTTCCATCAACTGGTGCGACCAATGGCTAGCACCGATACCAAAGGAGCATTTCTCAATGGATTGCGAATTGTGGTAATTGATCGGACTTGCTTCGATCTGCCAGACAGCGATGAAAATGCGAGAGTTTTTGGTCGTCCGAGCAGCCGTCCTGGCACACAAGCCGCATTTCCCAAACTGCGATTAGTCATTTTGGTAGAAGCAGGAACACATTTAATCTTTGATGCATTGATGTGTCCATATCGAATAGGAGAACGAGTGCGGGCATTAAGATTATTACGCTCCGTGAGTTCAGGGATGTTGTTGATGTGGGACAGAGGGTTACATTCTTATGCAATGGTGCAAGCAACTGTCACAACTGGTAGCGATTATTTAGGAAGAATTCCCGCAAATGTCAAGTTTTTGTGCGAAGAACCACTGGCGGATGGTTCTTATCTGAGTTGGATTTATCCACCTGCTAAATTCCGCTCAAAAGCTTGCCAGCCCATACAAGTCCGAGTGATTGAATACACAATTGGTAATACCGACAACCCAGAGGAACAACTAAGATATCGCTTAATTACCAGCTTATTGGAATTGGAGAAATTTCCGGCTCAACTACTGGCGATTGAATATCATCAACGCTGGGAAGTAGAAAATACTATTGATGAACTCAAAGTACATTTATCAGGACGAAAAACTCATATTCGCTCTCAAAAACCGCGTGAAGTTGTGCAGGAAGTTTACGGGTGGTTGTTAGGACACTGGGCTGTGCGGTTATTGATGTTTCAAGCTGCAAAGAGCGCGGGTATCACTCCTTTGCGTCTGAGTTTCACTGGGACATTGCGAGTTATTCGTCGTGCTATCCCGAAATTTCAACGCTTGCAATCACAAGAACTCCCCTTTTTTTAA
- a CDS encoding DUF1206 domain-containing protein, with translation MTQQLTRQDPSTWVERLARFGYAAKGVVYGIVGLLAAQAAFGAGGKTTDTEGALQTVLTQPFGKFLLAAIALGLLGYALWRFVEAIKDPEHKGTNAKGIFQRLGYAINGVIYASLAFTAVQLVAGTGGGGGGNSTQDWTARLLSQPFGQWLVGTVGAFIIGMGFYQFYRAFKAKFRKEMDLHQLSETEQKWVLGISGFGTAARGVVFCAIGFFLIQAARNNNPNEARGLGEALQVLSQQPFGKWILGIVALGLIAYSIYMVLQARYRRLKVD, from the coding sequence ATGACACAACAGCTGACGAGGCAAGACCCTTCAACTTGGGTGGAGCGACTGGCGAGATTTGGTTATGCAGCTAAGGGAGTGGTTTACGGTATTGTTGGATTGTTGGCAGCACAAGCGGCTTTTGGCGCAGGTGGAAAAACAACAGATACCGAAGGTGCATTACAAACGGTATTAACTCAGCCATTCGGAAAATTTTTACTAGCTGCGATCGCTCTTGGTTTACTTGGTTATGCACTTTGGCGATTCGTCGAGGCAATTAAAGATCCCGAACATAAAGGCACAAATGCTAAAGGAATTTTTCAGCGACTTGGTTATGCAATTAATGGTGTTATATACGCTAGTTTAGCTTTTACTGCCGTTCAATTAGTTGCAGGAACTGGCGGTGGAGGAGGGGGTAATTCTACACAAGATTGGACGGCAAGGCTACTTTCCCAACCTTTCGGACAATGGTTGGTTGGAACTGTAGGCGCGTTTATTATTGGGATGGGTTTCTATCAGTTTTATCGCGCTTTTAAGGCTAAATTTCGTAAAGAAATGGATCTGCATCAATTAAGTGAAACTGAGCAAAAATGGGTATTAGGGATTAGTGGATTTGGCACGGCAGCACGGGGAGTCGTATTTTGCGCGATCGGCTTTTTTCTGATCCAAGCGGCAAGAAATAATAACCCTAACGAAGCAAGAGGACTGGGTGAGGCGCTACAGGTGTTATCCCAACAACCTTTTGGGAAGTGGATTTTAGGAATTGTAGCTTTGGGATTAATTGCTTACAGTATTTATATGGTGTTGCAAGCACGATATCGCCGATTGAAAGTAGATTAA
- a CDS encoding glycoside hydrolase family 10 protein has product MSEIRGIWITNTDSAVLDSQANIAEAMNFLAATGFNVVFPVVWSKGATVYPSQVMRSQFGLAIDPRYTNRDPLAELVTEARRVGLKVIPWFEYGFASSYNQNGGQLLAKKPEWAARDCNGNLLKKNGFEWMNALDSQVQDFLLSLILEVVNNYDIDGIQGDDRIPAMPCEGGYDAGTVARYRQKFRRQPPSNPQDRRWLQWRADILTNFLARLNREVKAVNPNLLISMAPSIYDWGYKEYLQDSQTWLQRGLVDLLHPQAYRRDFNSYKQIIDRLVREQVTPQQRSRVAPGVLLNISSYRMSPQYLSQAIAHNRYCGINGEVFFFYEGLRSDNNALAKVLRNGAYAKSAAFPAVANLAQPQPENAGSSVARGIQNLFKLWQNRF; this is encoded by the coding sequence GTGAGTGAAATACGAGGAATTTGGATTACCAATACCGATAGTGCAGTTCTCGACTCTCAAGCTAATATTGCCGAGGCGATGAATTTCTTGGCAGCGACGGGATTTAACGTGGTGTTCCCCGTTGTGTGGAGTAAAGGAGCTACAGTTTATCCCAGTCAAGTGATGCGATCGCAGTTTGGCTTGGCGATCGATCCGCGCTACACCAATCGCGATCCGTTAGCCGAACTGGTGACTGAAGCAAGACGAGTCGGACTTAAAGTTATTCCCTGGTTTGAATATGGTTTTGCGAGTTCCTACAATCAAAACGGAGGACAGTTATTAGCAAAAAAACCGGAATGGGCAGCCCGCGACTGTAACGGTAATTTACTGAAAAAGAATGGTTTCGAGTGGATGAATGCCCTCGACTCCCAAGTACAAGATTTTTTGCTGAGTTTAATTTTAGAAGTTGTCAATAATTACGATATAGATGGCATTCAAGGCGACGATCGCATTCCTGCTATGCCCTGTGAAGGCGGCTACGACGCGGGAACTGTAGCCCGCTATCGCCAAAAATTTCGCCGTCAACCCCCCTCAAACCCCCAAGATCGGCGTTGGCTGCAATGGCGGGCAGATATTTTAACTAACTTTCTCGCCCGTCTGAATCGAGAAGTCAAAGCCGTTAATCCCAATTTACTCATATCAATGGCTCCTAGTATCTACGACTGGGGTTATAAAGAATATCTGCAAGATTCTCAAACTTGGCTGCAACGAGGATTAGTCGATCTACTCCACCCCCAAGCTTATCGCCGCGATTTCAACAGCTACAAACAGATTATCGATCGCCTTGTCAGAGAACAAGTTACCCCACAACAGCGATCGCGAGTCGCTCCAGGTGTTTTACTCAATATTAGTTCGTACCGCATGTCTCCTCAATATTTATCGCAGGCGATCGCCCACAATCGTTATTGTGGTATTAACGGAGAAGTATTTTTCTTTTACGAAGGCTTGCGATCGGATAATAATGCTTTAGCTAAAGTTTTACGTAACGGTGCTTATGCGAAATCTGCTGCCTTTCCCGCTGTTGCCAACCTTGCCCAGCCCCAGCCTGAGAACGCTGGTTCTTCGGTAGCTAGAGGAATTCAGAATTTATTCAAATTGTGGCAGAATCGCTTTTAA
- a CDS encoding GNAT family N-acetyltransferase — MKIDFQVAEASDVEILINFIREFCEFDSYIFQENSICATLLKLLLDNDLGRVWLIRKGEEAIGYIVITFGYSLEYRGRDAFIDEFYIRASDRGQGIGKQTIQFLEKICSELEINALHLEVDRHNTKAQNFYRQVGFVDQNRYLMTKLSVQQYEPIA; from the coding sequence ATGAAAATTGATTTTCAAGTTGCCGAAGCTTCTGATGTAGAAATATTGATAAATTTTATTAGAGAATTTTGCGAGTTTGACAGTTATATATTTCAAGAAAATAGCATCTGCGCTACATTATTAAAGCTTCTGCTCGATAATGATTTGGGTCGAGTGTGGTTAATTCGTAAAGGTGAAGAGGCGATCGGCTATATTGTTATTACTTTCGGCTACAGCTTAGAATATCGAGGTAGAGATGCATTTATTGATGAGTTTTATATTAGAGCCAGCGATCGCGGGCAAGGAATAGGTAAACAAACGATCCAATTTCTGGAAAAAATTTGCTCCGAACTAGAAATTAATGCTTTACACTTAGAAGTCGACCGGCACAATACAAAAGCACAAAATTTCTACCGTCAGGTGGGTTTTGTAGACCAAAATCGATACTTAATGACTAAGTTGAGCGTCCAACAATATGAGCCGATCGCCTAG
- a CDS encoding DUF2358 domain-containing protein: protein MEYQAQVQQNIATLKHDLPTLFERDISYDIYTQNIYFQDPVNKFKYKFNYRIIFWTLRFHAKLFFTEIYFDLHDIHQKDEQTILATWTVRGILRLPWKPKVFFNGYSNYKLNEDGLIYEHIDTWDRPPKEILQQFFQKN, encoded by the coding sequence ATGGAATACCAAGCACAAGTACAACAAAATATTGCCACGCTCAAGCACGATTTACCAACTCTGTTTGAACGAGATATTTCCTACGATATCTATACACAAAATATTTACTTTCAAGACCCAGTCAATAAATTTAAATATAAATTCAATTATCGAATTATTTTTTGGACATTACGATTTCACGCCAAATTATTTTTCACAGAAATCTACTTTGACTTACACGACATACATCAGAAAGACGAACAGACGATTCTAGCAACTTGGACTGTTCGAGGAATATTACGGCTACCTTGGAAACCCAAAGTGTTTTTTAACGGCTATTCTAACTACAAATTAAATGAAGATGGTTTAATTTACGAACATATCGACACCTGGGATCGCCCACCAAAAGAGATATTACAACAGTTCTTTCAAAAAAATTAA
- a CDS encoding HAMP domain-containing protein, whose amino-acid sequence MASSRIAIGKIARRTLLKITLRVTLVIIAASAIGYLHVLSNLESHVREDLKQYVIERGRQESDFLGLAAATQDERRLASIAPDIPIDNLVKRTTNEWLPGSYSMIFHSDGRLIAHPDLMPQIQASQGKFYLDRAGDLHLQTVFKLVKHIQPGEIVIDNAKNSEYLAVTSIPALNWYFVVVFPRSILFQQAWSNAKFVPLLGLLSLLIEVTLIFVTLRQQIAKPLRRLLTATELIAAGNLDVQLDADRQDELGYLATSFNPIRFI is encoded by the coding sequence ATGGCTTCTAGTCGAATAGCAATTGGCAAGATAGCACGGCGAACATTATTAAAAATAACACTGAGAGTAACTCTTGTTATTATTGCTGCTAGTGCGATCGGTTATCTTCATGTTTTATCGAATTTAGAATCTCATGTGCGAGAAGACCTCAAACAATATGTAATTGAACGAGGTCGGCAAGAGAGCGATTTTTTGGGTCTAGCAGCAGCAACTCAGGACGAGCGACGCTTAGCTTCAATCGCTCCTGACATTCCAATTGACAATCTAGTTAAGAGAACGACAAACGAGTGGTTGCCAGGATCGTACAGCATGATTTTTCACTCCGACGGTCGCCTAATTGCTCATCCAGATTTGATGCCACAAATTCAAGCTAGTCAGGGTAAATTTTATCTCGATCGAGCGGGCGATTTGCATTTGCAAACTGTTTTTAAATTAGTTAAGCATATTCAACCTGGAGAAATAGTAATAGATAACGCTAAAAATAGTGAGTATCTTGCTGTTACTAGCATTCCCGCTCTGAATTGGTATTTTGTGGTTGTCTTTCCCAGGTCAATTTTGTTCCAGCAGGCATGGTCTAACGCTAAATTTGTTCCACTCTTAGGGCTATTATCGCTATTAATAGAAGTTACCTTAATATTTGTCACTTTACGTCAGCAAATTGCTAAACCTTTAAGGAGATTGCTGACAGCTACAGAACTGATTGCAGCGGGAAACTTAGATGTCCAATTAGATGCCGACAGACAAGATGAATTGGGCTATCTGGCGACATCATTTAACCCAATACGGTTCATTTAA
- a CDS encoding methyltransferase domain-containing protein — protein sequence MVDISARHQALVDRLKQQGCIRTPRVEAAFRSVPRHLFLPGVSIETAYTDEAIITKLLNGEPISSASQPSIVAIMLEQLNVQKGDRVLEIGAGTGYNAALIDYLVGDFGQVITLDIDADIVENARQHLLTAGCDRVQVICADGGFGYPAAAPYDRIILTVGAGDILPAWQQQLKPSGRLLLPLALTKNVQLSVAFDRVNSYWENDSAANCDFMKLRGAFAESQEKEINSKAVGF from the coding sequence ATGGTTGATATATCTGCACGACATCAAGCACTAGTCGATCGCCTCAAACAACAAGGATGCATTCGTACTCCTCGCGTAGAAGCTGCTTTTCGTAGCGTACCGCGTCACTTATTTCTTCCAGGTGTTTCAATAGAAACAGCCTATACAGATGAAGCGATTATTACCAAGCTCTTGAACGGCGAACCAATCAGTTCTGCATCTCAGCCATCAATTGTAGCAATTATGCTAGAACAATTGAACGTACAAAAGGGCGATCGCGTATTAGAAATTGGTGCGGGAACGGGTTATAATGCTGCTCTGATAGATTATCTAGTTGGCGATTTCGGTCAAGTTATTACCCTCGATATTGATGCAGATATTGTAGAAAATGCCCGTCAGCATTTATTGACTGCTGGTTGCGATCGCGTGCAAGTTATTTGTGCTGATGGTGGTTTTGGTTATCCTGCTGCTGCACCATACGATCGGATTATTCTCACAGTTGGCGCTGGGGATATTTTACCTGCTTGGCAACAGCAATTAAAACCTAGTGGGCGGTTATTATTGCCTTTAGCACTTACAAAAAACGTACAACTGTCTGTTGCTTTCGATAGAGTAAATAGTTATTGGGAAAATGATTCTGCTGCAAATTGTGATTTTATGAAACTGCGTGGTGCTTTTGCTGAGTCACAAGAAAAGGAGATAAATAGTAAGGCTGTAGGCTTTTAA
- a CDS encoding ABC transporter permease: MNRYLDVIKLLWSAAIAAELEYRANFVLATLTSLGNLAGSLFGLFLFYRTGYTFEGWQWQEALIVLGVFTLLQGFSSTFLSPNLNRIVTYVQQGTLDFVLLKPINSQFWLSTHTLSPWGVPDILFGAAIVGYAGSLLGLTIGDYLLSTIPLIFGFISLYSLWFMLGATSIWFVKIYNVTEVLRGLLEAGRYPMVAYPIAYRFFFTFVVPVAFLTTVPAETMLGRVQIGWVIGAGLLALCLFAIATVFWRFALRFYTSASS; the protein is encoded by the coding sequence GTGAATCGATACTTAGATGTAATTAAGTTATTGTGGAGTGCTGCGATCGCGGCTGAGTTAGAATACCGCGCTAATTTCGTTTTAGCAACCCTCACCAGCCTCGGCAATCTTGCAGGCAGTTTATTCGGACTTTTCCTGTTCTATCGCACCGGTTATACTTTTGAAGGCTGGCAATGGCAAGAAGCCTTAATTGTCTTGGGAGTTTTTACTTTACTTCAAGGCTTTTCCAGTACGTTTCTCTCACCTAATCTCAACAGAATTGTCACTTACGTTCAACAGGGAACGTTAGATTTTGTCCTGTTAAAACCGATTAACAGCCAGTTTTGGCTTTCCACCCATACTCTTTCCCCTTGGGGTGTCCCAGATATTCTTTTTGGTGCAGCGATCGTTGGTTATGCTGGTAGTCTACTCGGTTTAACGATTGGTGACTATTTACTAAGTACTATTCCGTTAATATTTGGTTTTATTAGCCTCTACAGTTTATGGTTTATGTTAGGGGCGACAAGTATTTGGTTTGTCAAGATTTATAACGTCACCGAGGTATTAAGGGGATTATTAGAAGCAGGACGGTATCCAATGGTAGCTTATCCAATTGCCTATCGTTTCTTCTTTACCTTTGTCGTTCCCGTAGCTTTTCTCACCACAGTTCCAGCCGAGACAATGTTAGGCAGAGTTCAGATAGGCTGGGTAATTGGTGCGGGACTGTTAGCACTATGTCTATTTGCGATCGCTACTGTATTTTGGCGATTTGCCTTACGGTTTTACACCAGTGCTTCAAGTTAA
- a CDS encoding 2OG-Fe(II) oxygenase, which translates to MLITKRIHQVRNKILRKIFDTPVFTIPSELAYKEAVEQHTHKLPGLTPNDSQIVKTLKQEGIFITSLEALNIASTPSVLAAVKKVLPTLRNVLPSNKQEFAIHASNAQVMAHPELFLWGLEDRLLDITENYIGLPIAYHGVYFRKDLANDVKIKSRLWHIDTEDRCVFKIIIYLNDVSEGNGPFQYISKPLTALLSSSLGYKHGYLQDKTVEPIIPQSEWISCTGAAGTVILVDTGSIFHRGKVPENSDRFALFYDYSSREPKYPYYCKSSLPQKDLLTLMLRLSTHQQDCLWGVD; encoded by the coding sequence ATGCTCATAACAAAAAGAATACATCAAGTACGTAATAAAATCTTAAGAAAGATTTTCGATACTCCAGTATTTACAATTCCCTCAGAACTTGCTTATAAAGAGGCAGTTGAGCAGCATACTCATAAGTTACCCGGACTTACTCCCAACGATTCTCAGATTGTTAAGACTCTCAAACAGGAAGGAATTTTTATAACTTCCTTAGAAGCATTAAATATTGCTTCTACACCTTCAGTTCTGGCAGCTGTAAAAAAAGTACTGCCAACCTTACGAAACGTTTTACCCAGTAACAAACAAGAATTTGCCATTCACGCCAGCAACGCGCAAGTTATGGCACATCCAGAGCTTTTCCTCTGGGGATTAGAAGATAGATTGCTGGATATTACCGAGAATTACATTGGTCTACCGATCGCATATCACGGTGTATACTTTCGGAAAGATTTAGCAAATGATGTCAAAATTAAATCAAGGCTTTGGCACATAGACACGGAAGATCGCTGTGTCTTTAAAATTATCATTTACTTAAATGATGTCAGCGAAGGTAATGGTCCTTTTCAATATATTTCTAAACCTTTGACTGCGCTTTTATCTAGTTCGCTGGGATACAAACATGGCTACCTACAAGATAAAACTGTAGAACCAATTATTCCTCAATCTGAATGGATCTCATGCACTGGTGCGGCTGGTACAGTAATTCTAGTAGATACTGGTAGCATTTTCCATCGAGGTAAAGTGCCGGAAAATAGCGATCGATTTGCTCTCTTTTACGATTACAGTTCGAGAGAACCGAAATATCCCTATTACTGCAAGTCTTCTCTACCGCAAAAAGATTTACTTACCTTGATGCTGAGATTATCCACACATCAACAGGATTGTCTTTGGGGTGTTGACTAG